A stretch of the Metopolophium dirhodum isolate CAU chromosome 8, ASM1992520v1, whole genome shotgun sequence genome encodes the following:
- the LOC132950112 gene encoding muscle LIM protein 1-like isoform X3 produces MPFVAIEHPKCVKCTKSVYAAEERIAGGYKWHKMCFKCELCGKFLDSTNCAEHDKELYCKNCHGRKYGPKGYGFGGGAGCLSTDNGEHLSNVL; encoded by the exons ATGCCTTTCGTCGCAATCGAACACCCGAAATGCGTAAAATGCACCAAATCAGTATATGCCGCTGAAGAGCGAATTGCTGGAGGTTATAAATGGCATAAAATGTGCTTCAAATGCG AATTGTGTGGCAAGTTTTTGGACTCCACCAACTGCGCAGAGCACGACAAAGAGCTGTACTGTAAAAACTGTCACGGAAGAAAATACGGACCAAAAGGATACGGTTTCGGTGGAGGCGCTGGATGCCTGAGTACAGACAATGGTGAACATCTCAGCAACGT cCTTTAA